The nucleotide sequence TGGTCATGGCTTGTTTCTTCCTTCGAAAATTAGTTGGCCGCGGCGGCGAGGGAGTCCTTGGCGGCGGCGGTAACTGCCTCTGCCGTGATGCCGAACTCCTGGAACAGGCGCTTGTAGTCGGCCGAGGCGCCGAAGTGCTCGAGGCTGATGGAGCGGCCGGCGTCGCCGACGAACTCCTTCCAGCCAAGCGCGAGGCCGGCTTCAACGGAGACGCGGGCCTTGATGGCTGCCGGCAGGACAGCCTCGCGGTACTCAGCGTCCTGCTTGTTGAACCACTCGACACACGGCATGGAAACCACGCGGGCCGCGATGCCTTCGGCCTGCAGTGCCTCGCGGGCCTGGACGGCGAGTGCGACCTCGGAACCGGTGCCGATCAGGATGACCTGCGGGTCAACGGTCTTGCCGTCCCTGGCTGCCTCGGCCAGGACGTAACCGCCCTTGGCGACGCCGGCGGTCGACGCGAAAGTGTCGCCCTCGGCGGCGCCCGTACCGCGGGCGAAGACGGGAACGTTCTGGCGGGTCAGGACGATGCCAGCCGGGTTCTCGGTGTTCTCCAGGATGGTCTTCCAGGCGATTCCGACCTCGTTGGCGTCGGCCGGACGGACCACGTCCAGGCCCGGGATCGCACGCAGGGTGGCGAGCTGTTCCACCGGCTGGTGGGTGGGGCCGTCCTCGCCGAGGCCGATGGAGTCGTGCGACCACACATAGATGGACGGGACACCCATCAGTGCGCCGAGGCGGATGGCCGGCTTCTGGTAGTCGCTGAAGATCAGGAACGTGCCGGAGAACGCGCGGGTCTTGCCGTGCAGGCTGATGCCGTTCACGATCGACGCGGCAGCGTGCTCACGGATACCGAAGTGCAGGACCCGGCCGTACGGGTTGCCCTTCCAGGCTTCCGTGGAGCGGGAGGCCGGAATGAACGACGGCGAGCCCTCGATCGTGGTGTTGTTCGACTCGGCGAGGTCGCAAGAGCCGCCCCAGAGTTCCGGCATGACCGGGCCGATGGCGTTCAGGACCTTGCCGGAGGCGGCGCGGGTGGAAACGTCCTTGCCTGCCTCGAAGGCCGGCAGGACGGCTTCGAGTCCGGCCGGGAGTTCGCGGGCTTCGACGCGCTCGAGCAGGGCCGCAGCCTCCGGGTTGGCCGACTGCCAGGCCGCGAACGACTCTTCCCACTCGGAACGTGCAGCCGCGCCACGGTCCACTACCTGGCGCGCGTGGGCCAGGATTTCCTGGTCAACCTCGAAGGACTTGGCGGGGTCGAAGCCCAGCACTTCCTTCAGAGCTGCGACCTCGTCAGCACCGAGGGCGGAGCCGTGGATCTTGCCGGTGTTCTGCTTCTTGGGGGCCGGGTAGCCGATGATGGTCCGCAGCGAGAT is from Arthrobacter sp. QXT-31 and encodes:
- the tkt gene encoding transketolase, whose protein sequence is MNPTATATRIAESTIDSTLDWTAEDQRAVDTARVLAADAVEKVGNGHPGTAMSLAPAAYLLFQKLMRHDPRDADWIGRDRFILSPGHSSLTLYVQLFLSGYGLELKDLEALRTWGSLTPGHPEYKHTAGVEITTGPLGQGLASSVGFAYSQRRQRGLFDADAPAGESPFDHTIWVIASDGDIQEGVTSEASSLAGHQELGNLVVIYDENHISIEDDTDIAFTEDVLKRYESYGWHTQRVDWTKTGDYVEDIQALYSALLAAKAETSKPSIISLRTIIGYPAPKKQNTGKIHGSALGADEVAALKEVLGFDPAKSFEVDQEILAHARQVVDRGAAARSEWEESFAAWQSANPEAAALLERVEARELPAGLEAVLPAFEAGKDVSTRAASGKVLNAIGPVMPELWGGSCDLAESNNTTIEGSPSFIPASRSTEAWKGNPYGRVLHFGIREHAAASIVNGISLHGKTRAFSGTFLIFSDYQKPAIRLGALMGVPSIYVWSHDSIGLGEDGPTHQPVEQLATLRAIPGLDVVRPADANEVGIAWKTILENTENPAGIVLTRQNVPVFARGTGAAEGDTFASTAGVAKGGYVLAEAARDGKTVDPQVILIGTGSEVALAVQAREALQAEGIAARVVSMPCVEWFNKQDAEYREAVLPAAIKARVSVEAGLALGWKEFVGDAGRSISLEHFGASADYKRLFQEFGITAEAVTAAAKDSLAAAAN